The Methylobacterium sp. PvR107 genome contains a region encoding:
- a CDS encoding GMC oxidoreductase — MPGEHYDVIIVGSGPGGGTMAWRLAQTGKRILLIERGDYLLREPRNWDSQAVIVDGYYQAKETWYSSDGSSFHPGLHYYVGGNSKFYGSVLFRLREQDFAEIRHQDGIAPAWPVGYDEFEPYYQAAEELFHVHGLRGEDPTEPWSNRPYAHPPVSHEPRIQELFDDLKQAGHHPFHLPVGVRLVEKDGRAVSTSPCIKCESFDGFPCPTNGKSDAQTMVVDPALRDCPNLTLLTRTYIERLVTDPSGRAVTGVVGTRDGDPFEASADIVVVACGALSSALLLLRSASDRHPNGLANGSDQVGRNYMRHNNSTVLALSKTPNPTRFQKTLGLNDFYFGDPDPKDDWAFPLGHIQMVGKSDGAQIHGEGLPGFLQWFPNKPFDWLAKHSVDFWLTSEDIPLAQNRVFYRDGKVHLDLTETNVEAHKRLRHKLQEICTFTDIHPHLFDRSLYLGKNIPIGGTAHQAGTLRFGDDAANAVLDRNCKAHELDNLYVTDASFFPSVGAVNPTLTIIANALRVADHLVQRMGARDEIPPPRLFDHTEPREPVPA, encoded by the coding sequence ATGCCCGGCGAGCACTATGACGTCATCATCGTCGGGTCGGGCCCGGGCGGCGGCACGATGGCGTGGCGCCTGGCCCAGACCGGCAAACGCATCCTGCTGATCGAGCGCGGCGACTACCTCTTGCGCGAGCCGCGGAACTGGGACAGCCAAGCCGTGATCGTCGACGGGTACTACCAGGCCAAGGAGACTTGGTACTCCTCGGACGGCAGCAGCTTCCATCCGGGGCTCCACTACTACGTCGGCGGCAACTCGAAGTTCTACGGCTCGGTCCTGTTCCGCCTGCGTGAGCAGGACTTCGCCGAGATCCGCCACCAGGACGGCATCGCGCCGGCCTGGCCGGTCGGCTACGACGAGTTCGAGCCGTATTATCAGGCCGCCGAGGAGCTGTTCCACGTCCACGGCCTGCGCGGCGAGGACCCCACCGAGCCCTGGTCGAACAGGCCCTACGCCCATCCGCCGGTCTCGCACGAGCCGCGGATCCAGGAGCTTTTCGACGATCTGAAGCAGGCCGGCCACCACCCGTTCCACCTGCCGGTTGGCGTGCGGCTCGTCGAGAAGGACGGGCGGGCGGTCTCGACCTCGCCCTGCATCAAGTGCGAGTCCTTCGACGGCTTCCCCTGTCCGACCAACGGCAAGTCGGACGCGCAGACCATGGTGGTCGATCCCGCCCTGCGGGACTGCCCGAACCTCACGCTCCTCACCCGGACCTATATCGAGCGTCTCGTCACGGACCCGTCGGGCCGTGCGGTGACGGGCGTCGTCGGCACCCGGGACGGCGATCCCTTCGAGGCCTCCGCCGACATCGTCGTGGTGGCCTGCGGCGCGCTCTCGTCGGCCCTGCTGCTGCTGCGCTCGGCGAGCGACCGGCACCCGAACGGCCTTGCCAACGGCTCGGATCAGGTCGGGCGCAATTACATGCGCCACAACAACTCGACTGTGCTGGCGCTCTCGAAGACGCCGAACCCGACCCGTTTCCAGAAGACCTTGGGGCTCAACGACTTCTATTTCGGCGACCCGGATCCGAAGGACGATTGGGCCTTTCCGCTCGGGCACATCCAGATGGTCGGCAAATCCGACGGCGCCCAGATCCATGGCGAGGGCCTGCCGGGCTTCCTGCAATGGTTTCCCAACAAGCCGTTCGACTGGCTCGCCAAGCACTCGGTGGATTTCTGGCTCACCTCGGAAGACATCCCTCTGGCCCAGAACCGGGTCTTCTACCGCGACGGCAAGGTCCATCTCGATCTCACGGAGACCAACGTCGAGGCGCACAAGCGGCTTCGGCACAAGCTGCAGGAGATTTGCACCTTCACCGACATCCATCCTCACCTGTTCGACCGCTCGCTCTATCTCGGCAAGAACATCCCGATCGGCGGCACCGCACACCAGGCCGGAACGCTTCGGTTCGGCGACGATGCGGCGAACGCGGTCCTCGACCGCAACTGCAAGGCGCACGAGCTCGACAATCTGTACGTGACCGACGCCAGCTTCTTCCCGTCGGTCGGCGCCGTGAATCCGACCTTGACGATCATCGCCAACGCCCTGCGGGTGGCCGATCATCTCGTCCAGCGGATGGGCGCCCGAGACGAGATCCCGCCGCCCCGCCTGTTCGATCACACCGAGCCGCGCGAGCCGGTTCCGGCATGA